The sequence aacacaagATAACTGAAAAAGTGGCATCAAAACTGTCCCTTAAGTTTTACTCCTTTACATGCTTTTTAAGTCTATGATCcagtaaaatgattttaagaCTCACAAATGGATCACCACCCGCTTTGGTAAACATTGCTTTAGATGACTCTTGTTTGATAAACATAAGatcagatctttttaaaaatacccaaacaaaaagtatttattatctgTGTGCCCAGTAGTTCAGGAAGAAGGCTTTCCTTTCCCACTAGAGCAGCCCAGCCAGAAGGGTTTCAAGGGCTCTGGATCATAGCTGCTTGGCACAATTTGGGCCGACAGGACCAGGAAGCAAAGGAAGCCATATGTCAGTTCCTACCACAGAGCTTGATGCATTATTAAACCCTCACCTTTCCTGTGCCTGAGAATCTCTACCAGAGCCTGATGCTCCTGAGCATAAAACTATCTCAGCTGCATTCAGCAGGCGAGAGTGTATACCTTACCCATTCAGCCTGCCTCTGagataatgaaaaattttaaagcaaacattGGGTTGCCAGGCTTATTTTGCAATGTGCTAAAGTTTATGATACATGGTCTATTTTACAATCTATACTCTGGGAAGGCACTCAGGTTCCCCTCCTGCACCTAAACACTCATCAAGTTTCCTACTCTCCTTTTCGGGTACACATAGACTTTACACAGGGGAGAGGCTATGGCAGTGGGGTACGTGGGCACTAACACAATTCAGTCTTTTTTATTGCCTAGGACAATGGCTGGTTACAGACCACAAACATTCAGGTAGGCCCATTGCTTGGGCCCAACAAGAGACACTCTCCCCCTGTCAATTCAGAGTCCTTTGGGCTATGAATCAGCAAGCTTTTCCTTATATGGCTCTAGTAGGAGGTCCATGGCAGTACTCAGTACAAGGAGAGTCATACCTGAGCCTAGCTGAGGGTAGGTAGATGGAGGAGGTGAGCCAGACTCATTTTATTACTCGAGTGTAACCCTGAAGACTGGGGTGTGGGTGGCCGAGTTGTTTCTGATGTGGGTCAGTGGCTCTTGTGTACTAGTCTCTGGTTCCAGCTCATCAACAAGCTTCACTGTGGAGGTATGGGCAGCCACCTGCGAGGACCCGAAGCTGCCCACCTGAAGCTGTGGGGCAATGCAGATTGCATGGTTGATGGCCAGGCCCAAGCCATGAATGTGGCTCCCAATGCATGCATTCTGACCCCATGATCCCCTGTCCAGCAGCTTCTGGCAGCGGGCCAGTTGGCCCTTAAAGTCAGTCTTCATGTTAACATAAATGTCATTGGGCCTctggggcaggtggtggggcAACCACTTCTGAAGGGTGTACTCCACTGGATCCAGCTCAGCCTCAATGGTCCCACAGTGCTGTTTCCTGCTATGCTGCATGCCCTCCACATTGTTTGTGGTCTCTTTCAACACAaaaggacttcctggaggaagctgaTTGATCAGAAGCCAGCGATGCCACCACAGCAGCCTCCATCTAGATGGTCGAGCATCATATCCAGGGGCAGCCAGGGAGTACCTCGGGGGCACCTGCCCTAAACCCCTGACTGAAGCCTACCCTGCATCCCAAGATGAGTCAGGCACCCAGGTCAcgtgccaggggtgggggcattGGGGACAGCAGACATTCAGGCGGCTCCAGTGGGGCACAAAGGGAGCAGGAGAGGTCATGTGGGTCGAGCCAGCAGGAGTTGGCAGGAGCAGCCAATCCTGTCTTTTCAAAAGAATCCTCTCACAGGAAAAGTTGCTACCACTGATCCTCTGCTTCTTATCCCTCTTTATCCCCTAGCAGTCTGGCTAAAGCTGCTTGAGCCGATTTCACCACCCAGGATGCTAATCGCCAAATCCAGTTGATTGTTCTTCTCATTTAATCACTCTGCAGAATTTAAAACCAAATTATTGTTTCATTCCTAAAAGTCATTCAAATCTCACCATATGTGGCTATTCTTCTGATTCTTATATAGCTTCCTGGCTTTTCCTTTTTAGTCTCATTCACCCACCTCTCTACTTCCCACTTCCTATCAAGTGCATTGCATTTACAAAAACAGGATGTGTAAGAAGACCCCATTTATGCTCTATTTCTACATACAGATAGATATATAGAGCATAAACATGTAAGTTGTGCTTATGTGTGAGATAAGTCTGAAAATATGTATACCAAAATGTTAGCAGGCAATGAAGATATTCTGAGTGAATTTTGCATTAATCACttctatagtttttaaatattttggcaaTTATGTATAAAAATTGAAGTAAATAACAAATTCACAAATTATATCTATATGCTCTTCCAATATACTTTCATGTTGGTAATTGTCAAACTTCTCTCTCAAGTCCagatatttttcctgaatctcagacCCAGAAGCCCAGAGTCAAACTCACCTGTCATCCCCAGTCCTCAAATCAGACATTTTCTAGTTATTTGTTGTAGCTTTATCTTTACATGTTTGTAAATCCCAAAATGCAAAGTTTCATGTATTTAGTTTTCATTCCTAATGCCTATCACAGTGTCTTGTAAATAGAATATAGTTACTGAATTGGTTGAgtgaatataataatttttaaattatgtatggtTTAGGGAATTATTGAAGTTTTAAAGCAGATTTGTAGTGTATGATTAATCTGAAATGTGCAAAATGCAATGGTAATGTAGAGTTTGAAAGAGAGGAGGCAAGTATAAACAGCCATAGAAATTCTAGGCACCAATGATAAAATCTTTCTGATGAAATGGTACTACcaaggaaatgtgtgtgtgtgtgtgtgtgtgtgtgtgtgtgtgtgtgtgtattctctaCATTCCCTATACATTATGGCTTTTAAAGATGTACTACATCATTTGGTATAATTGACTGAGGGTGTCCAGTGATTCTAAAATAAATCTTTGCTACCAccttgtggcaaaaaaaaaaaaacattcacattGTATAACAATGTTTAAGCTTTGCAAGACTGAGTACATAATTATCCATAGttaaattttttgctttttaaaaagaaatatatttcaacttaacctttaaacatttaaaagtattattctGCTGCTTTCATGCAAACTTCCTTTTCAATTTATATGGACTATGCTTTCTGGAGTttaatattgttttgtttgttgcaaTATAAATATCTCTAAATTAATCTCTATACTTAattttttggtttgatttttctcCAAATTATGCAAAGAAAACTTCAGTGATAATTTAATTGTGAATTTTCCATCTTTTAGCTATTTTCCTATTGAGTACATATAAActcattaatttattatattcaacaaatatttcctgaatatcTACCTAATGTCAGTCATTGTTCTAAAATTTCAGAATATAATagtgaataaagaaacaaactaccTGCTTTCAAGGATCTCACATTTTAGTTAGACATATAAAGTAAATTTCTATGTCTtgatagtctttaaaaatattctttgttaGCCACAATTTAAAAACTGTGAAAGTTCCTTGTTTGGAAGGAAGGATGATGTAAATGAGAtttccttttagaaaaaatatagtctagagtcctggctggtgtgactcaagtTGGTTGAAGTgtgtgtcatcctgtaaactggagagtcacaggtttgactcccagtcagggcacatccctgggttgcaggtctagTCCCAGTTGGGGAACGTGTGAGACAACcattagttctttttctctcattgatgtttctctcccactctcactccctccctcctttcccctctttctaaaatcaataagcatgtcttcaggttaggataaaaaaaaagaaaaacagagaaaaatgtagtCTAGAATAATCCAAAATTAGAAACatgcatataaaattttatagaaactGGAATGCTTAGtgattatttctgtatttatgagATTTTTAAAGTGGGTTACAAATAAATGAGTCAGCaacacactttaaaatttttgttaatttcttcaaatctacaaaacatttcatttaccACTCATATGTACAATATAAACAGCCGAACTAAGCTCTTTACTCCTCCCACTTTCAGGTTTGGTAAGCATCTGAATGGCTGACTGGACTCTATCAGTCATTTTATACAATGGCACCAGAGAAGCCTGGGACTGGAGAGAGGAAGGTATGTCATGCAGATGAGATAAGATATTTTCAGTTCATCCACAATGACTAGAATAAGATGGTGGCCCGAGAGAATATGAGGCGGGGAAAAAATGTGTATGATTCTTACCTCCTGTTTTGTGATGCTGTTAGAACTAATAAGGACACCATGTTAGAATGAAAATTTTTTAGAGTAAAAGTAAATATGAATTTATTGTAAGAAAATGTACTTtacaggtggaaatgggagggagaaggggagggctcggtgggtgggtttggatgggagtaaaagatagaaaattgtattgcaacaacaattaaaataaaatttaaaaaaatgcactttaCAATTTTGATGTGAGAATTTAATAAATTTCTTGCATTAAGACTGCTGCCAATACTGGAAATTCAAATATGAGTAACATTACCAAAGCTGAACTCTTCAAATAACAGTGTGTGTGTGCTAAAGAgtataaacataaatgtatgagttttaatatataaaattatcatcTCTAATCCTCCTTCTCtgtttatgatttattttctgcCTGTCTTTGTAGGGATAAATTCTGATGTATTCTTGTTTGtaacctttcttttaaaattccaattCACTAAGGACTTCAAAAGCTGGAGAGTTGTAAGCAATCTAAATTTATGAACTATTTTGGTTAAAGATGTTcagcttattttgaaaaaaagtaaCCAAATATTGGGAGAATATATCACAATATATGCAGTATTTTTTGTAGGATATTTATATTGATTTACAGAGTAATGAAATAAGTTCAGGACACTTCTAAAAGTTTGATGAATGCAagaaacctaaaagaaaacatgtacTCCCATaataagattttactttttttttcataattttgtttttcattcagcATAGGCTCCCCTCCACCaaattcattttagttattttttaatactttttttacttgtatatttttatagagaggggaaaggagggagaaagagagggagagaaacatcaacatgcaagaGATACATAGATTGGTTGCATCTCATCTACTGGTTACCTCATTTAtgtccccaacctgggacctggcctgcaactcatgTATGCcccttgactggaaattgaacccacaacattttggtttacaggccagcactctgtccactgagccacaccagccaagatgGTTTATTgttgtaaaaaatgttttcaaattccCACGGAGTTCTGTTTTAATTAGTACACCATCACAGCTTCAGTAAACACAATTATACATGTACTGCCACTAGTCCCAAGTACATCTTTACTTCCTAAGTTCCTTAATTTGGTAAGAAAATCATATCATCTGAGATAATTCCGTGGGTTAAAAATTCAGTTATGTTCTCATTATTAATCAACCAGTAAAAaattttactcttaaaaaaaaaagaaaatcatatcaTGGCATTGTGCTACAAGAAAGCTGGTGTTCGCATtgttacaataaaaacaaataattttaattttaatgtagaactttttaattaaatttacaataGCATTTAATATAATATCAGATGTCTAATCTTtataaaaacaacacagaaatagGTATAATgaagtagtatttttaaaaatatttagaaagcaaGTATGAACAAGAATTTTATATCCATTCAAGTCCTCCTTCAAGTTTCAGGTTAATAGAAAAAGCTATTTTAAACACATAAGAACTCAGAGTATATTGTTTTCACAATCAGTATTCTAGTAGAATTCCTGACAATTCTACTGGAAGACAAACTTCAGCTGTAAGActgtaaaaatgaggaaacttcAGCCACAAGACTAGTGGTAAGCAATTAATATATCTTTAATATACTTTTGTAAGTAAATATATCTATTTGatgaatattcatttatatattatataatgcatataataaatatatttaataaataatcaaGTTAGTCATCAAGGTAGACTAGTATGTAAATGCTACATTctctgacaaagaaaaataaataaataaagtgagagaaggaaaggagaaaagaatattaatttcATGGACTGCTtatagcagtgattttttttcttttttttaattatatatttacttctagagaaaagggaagaacgggagagaaacatcaatgtgtggttgcttcttgcacaccccacctggggacctggcccataacccaggcatgtgccctgactgggagttcaacctgtgaccctttggtccatAGGCTGGTGCCCAGCTtcctgagtcacaccagccagggcactagagcagtgattttcaacaagTGTACTacaagaggcacactggtgtgctacaaaaattttttaaacgtGCAATACCTGAtcatttagtcagggacactgacattttcccttagattgtcaaataaaaacaatgacaacagccaacacaaaaatAGTTGTCCAATAAGAACAAATCAaacttatacttattttttgtcagattggcaaaaaaatatatttattggtatgcaacagaattttagtaattagtttatgtgtgccatgagatgaaaaatgttgaaaaacacTGGTTTATAGAAAAGTCAAAGTCAGCCAAATATGATCAACTGAATAGAAAAtcctaagaagaaaaagaagccatTATTTAAAGGTATTACTATACAGAGAACCACttgaacaaaaacacaaacattccTAAATGccaaaaaggaagacaaaatgaaacaaaaaacttgCTGATATAATTTGTCTATTGCAATACCCAATTcaaatttatttgtcttt is a genomic window of Phyllostomus discolor isolate MPI-MPIP mPhyDis1 chromosome 6, mPhyDis1.pri.v3, whole genome shotgun sequence containing:
- the LOC114498829 gene encoding ribonuclease P protein subunit p20-like; amino-acid sequence: MQHSRKQHCGTIEAELDPVEYTLQKWLPHHLPQRPNDIYVNMKTDFKGQLARCQKLLDRGSWGQNACIGSHIHGLGLAINHAICIAPQLQVGSFGSSQVAAHTSTVKLVDELEPETSTQEPLTHIRNNSATHTPVFRVTLE